The Saprospiraceae bacterium genome includes a window with the following:
- a CDS encoding serine hydrolase, with product MFRRLYIPILSIGILLFNCYGVNGQSNLFSDFVDSSRINKIRKTLPKIDSIYKAIAIKNNYPGLSYGIVVDGRLFHSGNYGYTDVLKKIPATSKSMFRIASMSKSVTAMAIMHLKEAGKIQLDDPVEKYIPEFKLQNTLTNDAPLVSIRHCLTHSAGFPEDNPWGDRQLQDSDEELSELLKNKVSFSTIPDYQYEYSNLGYALLGRIITLVSGMPYQDYIKKHILFPLGMPSTDWEYDRVNKDQLAHGYRWLDGKYMEEQLLHDHPNGSWGAMGSMISSIDEFAQYMACHLKAWPPRSDQDQQPIKRQSIREMHKPWNFSNFNPAYKYPDGRQCATANAYGYGLRWTKDCDDKIYIGHSGGLPGFGSHWMILPEYGIGVISLANRTYAGTSGVNMQVIDAIVKQAELKPRNFNTSKILQQRKLELMNFLPDWKNAQNSKIFAENFFPDFILEKLRNQSQELYLKIGKIKKVHDLVPENNLRGSFKIEGTDGSLQVYFTLSPENPPLIQDYRLTELR from the coding sequence ATGTTTCGACGTTTATATATCCCTATTCTGAGTATAGGGATTTTATTGTTTAATTGCTATGGAGTCAATGGACAGTCAAATTTATTTTCTGATTTTGTAGACTCATCGCGTATAAATAAAATACGAAAGACTTTACCAAAAATAGACAGTATTTATAAAGCTATCGCTATTAAAAATAATTATCCGGGGCTTTCGTACGGAATAGTGGTAGATGGCAGATTGTTTCATTCAGGTAATTATGGTTACACCGATGTGCTAAAAAAGATACCTGCTACTTCAAAATCTATGTTCAGAATCGCTTCTATGAGTAAGAGTGTGACGGCTATGGCCATCATGCATCTAAAAGAAGCAGGAAAAATTCAACTTGATGATCCCGTGGAAAAATATATCCCTGAATTTAAATTGCAAAATACCCTTACGAATGATGCGCCTTTGGTTTCGATCAGACATTGTCTTACTCATAGTGCCGGCTTTCCTGAAGACAATCCGTGGGGAGACAGGCAATTACAGGATTCTGATGAAGAACTCTCAGAACTTTTGAAAAATAAAGTCTCTTTTTCTACAATCCCTGATTACCAATATGAATACAGTAATCTGGGTTATGCATTACTCGGACGGATCATCACTCTGGTGTCGGGGATGCCATATCAGGACTATATCAAAAAGCATATATTATTTCCTCTTGGTATGCCATCAACAGATTGGGAGTATGATCGTGTCAATAAAGACCAACTGGCACATGGATATAGATGGCTTGATGGTAAGTATATGGAAGAACAGCTGCTGCATGATCATCCTAATGGATCTTGGGGAGCGATGGGCTCAATGATCTCATCTATAGATGAATTTGCACAATATATGGCTTGTCATCTTAAGGCATGGCCACCAAGATCTGACCAAGATCAGCAACCAATCAAAAGGCAAAGTATTCGGGAAATGCACAAACCCTGGAATTTTAGCAATTTTAATCCAGCTTATAAGTATCCTGATGGAAGACAGTGCGCCACAGCCAATGCATACGGCTATGGATTAAGATGGACCAAGGATTGTGATGACAAAATTTATATCGGACATAGTGGTGGGCTTCCTGGTTTCGGGAGTCATTGGATGATCTTGCCTGAATATGGCATCGGGGTGATCTCACTTGCTAACAGAACTTACGCTGGTACAAGTGGAGTCAATATGCAAGTCATAGATGCTATAGTAAAACAAGCTGAATTGAAGCCCCGAAACTTTAATACCTCAAAAATTCTACAGCAAAGAAAATTGGAACTAATGAACTTTTTACCAGATTGGAAAAATGCACAGAATTCTAAGATTTTTGCCGAAAATTTTTTCCCTGACTTCATTTTAGAAAAACTGAGAAACCAAAGTCAGGAACTATATTTGAAAATAGGTAAAATCAAAAAAGTCCATGACCTGGTCCCGGAAAATAATC
- a CDS encoding PorT family protein has product MKQNKRFYSIITMMVFFYQINAQISVGIKGGANFADSRVDGLIGNLAPEQTTFTGYTLGFVTEIPVKGGLSFRPELNYIQKGFTVSQSFDVDVLGVEMPLGAKARTRINYLELPMLLKYSVGTELAKAYFIAGPNVAYAANAELRPVASLLIDINLPRVNINLSNDIYQRWEISGVLGAGGEIKAGNGKLFADARYNLGFTNMLDNPLVDLRIKNQGFNVSAGYAHVF; this is encoded by the coding sequence ATGAAACAGAACAAAAGATTTTACAGTATCATCACTATGATGGTGTTTTTTTACCAGATCAATGCACAAATTTCCGTTGGTATCAAGGGTGGTGCTAATTTTGCGGATTCAAGAGTTGACGGCCTGATAGGCAATCTTGCTCCTGAACAAACAACTTTCACAGGGTACACTCTTGGGTTTGTAACAGAAATTCCTGTCAAAGGAGGGCTTTCCTTCAGACCTGAATTGAACTACATTCAGAAGGGTTTCACCGTATCACAATCTTTTGATGTCGATGTGCTGGGTGTGGAAATGCCTTTAGGTGCAAAAGCAAGGACACGGATCAATTATCTTGAATTACCAATGTTGCTCAAGTATAGTGTAGGTACAGAATTGGCTAAAGCTTATTTTATTGCTGGTCCCAATGTAGCATATGCGGCCAATGCTGAATTGAGACCCGTTGCATCATTACTGATTGATATCAATCTTCCCAGAGTAAACATAAATCTGAGCAATGATATATACCAGAGATGGGAGATTTCAGGGGTATTGGGAGCCGGTGGCGAAATCAAAGCCGGCAACGGCAAGCTCTTTGCAGATGCAAGATATAATTTAGGATTTACAAACATGCTGGATAATCCATTGGTGGATCTCCGCATCAAGAATCAGGGCTTCAATGTTTCAGCAGGCTATGCCCATGTATTCTAG
- a CDS encoding gliding motility-associated C-terminal domain-containing protein: MVYTTRIYSMVMFLLAMICTANAQIEPPKNLYQAVKENNHFIKIDFNKYLLQAKGTDNRSPLFFDLPLQNVSYQIKAVPNYITDAEFRRLYPDIYTYDFTCENDQNINGTITISSTGVYFTIRQSGKLITIYPSKNPTDKDLHYVDYGKTQNNPLTPYCGSNHIDHNTKKPFFKSTGGLRSDISIGERKYNYRMAVVATGEFYLNNGNNDTEVMTAVVNSVNSLNAIFNNELSFKFTLGNRIHLFKDPAADPFLPDMAGGVDRTQQAGIEIPKVIDINSFDIGHVFHTHKQGDNWTTGGLANFNSVCSSTKIENQFVKASGWSGSFNNKDVYWINLLAHEVGHQFGATHTFNGSGQECDNTIDSGTAVEIGSGSTIMSYFGACESTQNIPWAGAVDNYFHAISLEQMYRYVYQGAGGNCAGPLISQNKIPQVEANPCMATLTIPKSTPFFLKARGTWTDTDIHTYSWEQIDEDGSGIKPTQGQIGAAAANSLKSPLFRSFPPSVNSFRYFPSLDVLNSASGSSPFEVLPAIARELNFNVSIRDNNPDGGAISNDDLTIQVSATGPLRITKPDGGQTLTAGQTELLTWNTNGSNTLCNKARIRMSTDGGKTFPLIIAENVVYASGSFAYNIPQNFVSTTNAKIMVECMDYDCFTFFDISDATFRINSSCAPNESILCTTDSLKAEKGSETLNLNMPAITGLQLNSLSKTLKVSDPLGNVSVFTNDFNACKTVSTSNYFQKSKIAVTKTGTYKFRIDGGGFVSIFSPNFTASSGCNGFVSSSARESLTPGINRSSTWSVDLRSCTDYEVVFYSFGQLPVTVSLITESGPGIVFEPSTSLPNGYEHVFLLVDKVSGNIVKAGSSTDFRTTLPGSYTLFSSVIPTSVNNNTLLNQQYSQVLQTACISRQLNNRDITILPTCEIKNIIAGAQTACVPSNNLYTQTLTLTYENPPSTGKININGQLFDITTSPQNVILAGLDSDSKPVNITAFFTSEETCVLRKPNFFTAPAECCPIPLELGPPVVRCEQSGTVKLEAGTNPNFIYIWSKDGQLINSNQGGVLFVTSTGLYGVQVKHPNGCSKSDTVRVIFNPLPQVTLRDGISFCENEKYILEAVVSPTDTITWLRNDTIIQGATSNKLEISKSGIYKITVKNTYGCISRAETTIQTIKAPKPDLGPNLAKCEGDNVVLNAGNDGISYQWYKDNTLVTSGANIKQYTVTNSGTYKVIVTNVAQCMTEDQVKIDFFSAPAIESFPQTVNGCQGSPLSLEAKVTDYFSLQWYYNNNPIGGTNTLKIPVNNSGSYSIEATNLAGCRTRKSTNVLIRSLPSVNLGPDIVICERTPVLLFAGTEGILYEWSRNDIKLNNPENTLSVLEGGLYKVSVTNNFNCRAVVQKSITYVTGPPVNISNDTFFCDGLNHTIKVSTTATDAKYQWFRNTEPISGNGPELNVTEPGNYEAWVTAGSPACTTIKGSIITVHPKPAFNLGNDRVLCDPTDFPVLNGGPSNTQFQWSFNGTSISSNRTVTADKSGTYALKVKNSFGCERTEQVKITISSNPALSLSGDTILCEGNDLTISSQTNGTKFIWRRNNINIPNASLNTYIATMPGIYTLVSANDVDCRTEKNINVVSRPKPVVTLGSDTSLCPGSTLTLNAGTHSSFLWSNGYNGATLNINSGNPSANTITKYIVTVTNEFKCSSKDSVIVTLIAAVKADIIASNSTLCKGDSITLTASGGQNFKWSETGNNTLTTPTLAKTIAKPTSNTIYTVEVSNSACPSIKDIKSIEVKLFGTTPVDAGRDTCTISGRQIKLNASGGVKYQWNNSGSITGPTDIPNPTIVISDDTRYLVTITDSNGCKYVDSVKICIKAAEVKAITAITPNNDGKNDELVFPGLEVFPGNKLTIFNRWGTVIFEAKDYQINGILFKGERNGERLPADTYYYILQYDKKIIKSALLILWD, translated from the coding sequence ATGGTTTATACAACACGGATTTATTCAATGGTCATGTTTCTCTTAGCTATGATCTGCACTGCAAACGCACAAATCGAACCACCAAAAAACCTGTATCAAGCTGTAAAGGAGAATAACCACTTTATAAAAATTGATTTTAACAAATATTTACTTCAGGCAAAAGGAACTGACAACCGCTCTCCGCTTTTTTTTGATTTGCCTCTTCAAAACGTATCATATCAGATAAAAGCTGTACCAAACTATATAACAGATGCTGAATTCAGACGATTGTACCCTGATATTTATACATATGACTTTACATGTGAAAATGATCAAAATATTAATGGTACAATTACCATTTCAAGCACTGGTGTTTATTTTACAATAAGGCAAAGTGGCAAACTCATAACAATTTATCCTTCAAAAAACCCAACAGACAAAGATTTGCATTATGTAGATTATGGAAAAACGCAAAATAACCCATTGACACCATACTGCGGATCTAACCATATAGATCACAACACAAAAAAACCTTTTTTCAAATCAACGGGAGGATTAAGGTCTGATATTTCCATCGGTGAGCGAAAATACAATTATCGGATGGCAGTGGTTGCAACAGGTGAATTTTATTTAAATAATGGTAATAATGATACAGAAGTTATGACAGCGGTAGTTAATTCTGTAAATAGTCTCAATGCCATCTTTAATAATGAGTTATCCTTTAAATTCACCTTAGGCAACCGTATTCACTTATTTAAAGATCCTGCAGCCGACCCATTTCTTCCCGATATGGCAGGTGGCGTTGATAGAACACAGCAGGCTGGAATTGAGATTCCAAAAGTAATTGACATTAATAGTTTTGATATTGGGCATGTATTCCATACACATAAGCAAGGTGATAACTGGACTACAGGTGGGCTTGCAAATTTTAATTCAGTCTGTTCTTCCACTAAAATTGAAAATCAGTTTGTAAAAGCAAGTGGGTGGAGTGGTAGTTTTAATAATAAAGATGTCTATTGGATCAATCTACTGGCACACGAAGTTGGTCATCAGTTTGGAGCCACACATACTTTCAATGGTTCCGGACAAGAGTGCGATAATACAATCGATTCAGGAACGGCTGTAGAAATTGGCAGCGGTAGCACGATTATGTCTTATTTTGGTGCATGCGAATCAACGCAAAACATACCTTGGGCAGGAGCAGTCGATAACTACTTCCATGCAATCAGTCTCGAGCAGATGTACCGCTATGTATATCAAGGAGCAGGTGGAAATTGCGCAGGTCCTTTGATAAGTCAAAACAAAATACCTCAGGTGGAAGCGAACCCATGTATGGCAACACTAACCATTCCCAAAAGCACTCCTTTTTTCTTGAAAGCCCGAGGTACCTGGACAGATACTGATATACACACTTATAGTTGGGAGCAAATAGACGAAGACGGTTCCGGTATTAAACCTACTCAAGGACAAATTGGGGCTGCTGCAGCCAATTCGCTTAAGTCTCCCCTATTCAGGTCATTTCCTCCTTCTGTCAATTCTTTCAGGTACTTTCCTTCGTTAGATGTTTTAAATTCAGCATCAGGAAGTAGCCCTTTTGAAGTACTGCCTGCAATAGCAAGAGAGCTCAATTTTAATGTTTCGATAAGAGATAACAATCCTGATGGAGGAGCTATCTCCAATGATGATTTAACGATTCAAGTGTCAGCTACAGGACCCTTGCGAATTACTAAACCTGATGGAGGTCAAACACTTACCGCCGGTCAAACAGAATTATTGACATGGAATACTAATGGCAGCAATACCTTATGCAATAAAGCAAGAATAAGAATGTCCACTGATGGTGGTAAAACATTCCCGTTGATCATCGCAGAAAACGTCGTTTATGCTTCAGGGAGTTTTGCATATAATATTCCACAGAATTTTGTGTCCACTACAAATGCTAAAATAATGGTCGAATGTATGGATTATGATTGTTTTACCTTCTTTGATATTTCAGATGCTACATTCAGGATCAATAGTTCTTGTGCTCCAAATGAGAGTATATTGTGTACTACGGATAGTTTGAAAGCTGAAAAAGGAAGTGAAACCCTAAATCTAAATATGCCAGCGATTACGGGACTACAATTAAATTCTCTTTCTAAAACATTAAAAGTCTCCGACCCATTAGGAAATGTTTCGGTATTTACAAATGACTTTAATGCTTGTAAAACTGTATCTACATCGAACTATTTTCAAAAATCAAAAATTGCTGTTACAAAGACGGGGACATACAAATTCAGGATTGATGGCGGAGGCTTTGTATCTATTTTCAGTCCGAATTTTACAGCATCATCAGGTTGTAACGGTTTTGTATCCTCTTCCGCGCGTGAGTCACTTACCCCAGGCATCAATCGTTCATCGACCTGGAGCGTAGATCTGAGATCCTGCACAGATTACGAAGTGGTATTTTATAGTTTTGGCCAATTACCTGTTACAGTTTCATTAATAACAGAATCCGGGCCGGGAATTGTGTTTGAGCCGTCAACAAGTTTGCCTAATGGTTATGAACATGTATTTCTATTAGTAGATAAAGTTTCAGGTAATATCGTTAAAGCAGGTAGTTCTACTGATTTTCGCACGACTCTTCCCGGATCCTACACCTTGTTTTCATCAGTTATCCCAACTTCTGTCAACAACAATACACTTTTAAACCAACAGTATAGTCAGGTCTTGCAAACGGCATGTATCAGTCGCCAGCTCAACAATAGGGATATAACCATTTTGCCCACTTGTGAAATCAAAAACATCATCGCAGGAGCACAGACTGCTTGTGTACCATCCAACAATCTTTATACTCAAACATTAACTCTTACTTATGAAAATCCACCGTCAACAGGTAAGATCAATATCAATGGGCAGCTTTTTGATATCACCACAAGCCCACAGAATGTTATACTTGCTGGTTTGGATTCAGACAGTAAACCAGTGAATATTACTGCTTTTTTTACATCAGAAGAGACTTGTGTTTTAAGAAAACCAAATTTTTTTACTGCTCCGGCGGAATGTTGCCCTATCCCACTTGAACTTGGTCCACCAGTAGTGAGATGTGAGCAAAGTGGCACAGTAAAATTGGAAGCCGGCACAAATCCTAATTTTATATATATTTGGTCTAAAGATGGTCAACTTATCAACTCCAATCAAGGCGGAGTATTGTTTGTGACTTCTACTGGATTGTACGGTGTTCAGGTCAAGCACCCCAATGGATGTAGTAAAAGCGATACTGTCAGAGTTATATTCAATCCACTGCCTCAGGTCACTCTCAGAGATGGTATAAGTTTTTGTGAAAATGAAAAATACATCCTCGAAGCTGTAGTCTCTCCAACAGATACCATCACCTGGTTGAGAAATGATACCATCATACAAGGTGCTACATCAAACAAGCTGGAAATCTCAAAATCCGGTATTTATAAAATTACAGTTAAAAACACTTATGGATGTATAAGTAGGGCAGAAACCACCATTCAAACCATAAAAGCACCCAAACCAGACTTAGGTCCCAATCTGGCCAAATGCGAAGGTGACAATGTTGTATTAAATGCGGGTAACGATGGGATATCGTATCAATGGTACAAAGATAATACATTAGTTACTTCCGGAGCCAATATAAAACAGTATACTGTAACCAACTCAGGTACTTACAAAGTGATAGTAACAAACGTTGCACAATGTATGACTGAAGACCAGGTTAAAATTGACTTCTTTTCAGCACCGGCTATTGAATCTTTTCCACAGACCGTTAATGGTTGTCAGGGGTCTCCGTTATCACTTGAAGCAAAAGTAACAGATTATTTTTCCTTACAATGGTATTATAACAATAATCCCATAGGTGGCACTAACACACTAAAAATACCTGTCAATAATTCCGGAAGTTACAGTATTGAAGCAACAAACCTTGCAGGATGCAGAACCAGAAAGAGTACAAATGTGCTAATCCGCTCATTACCTTCAGTAAATTTGGGTCCTGATATTGTTATTTGTGAAAGGACACCTGTTTTACTTTTTGCAGGTACAGAAGGTATATTATACGAATGGAGTCGGAATGATATTAAGCTGAACAATCCTGAAAATACACTTTCTGTGCTTGAAGGCGGCTTGTACAAGGTGTCTGTCACAAACAATTTCAATTGTCGGGCAGTTGTTCAAAAGAGTATAACATACGTTACAGGGCCACCAGTGAATATAAGTAACGATACTTTTTTCTGTGATGGCTTGAATCATACTATCAAGGTCAGTACGACTGCAACAGATGCAAAATATCAATGGTTTCGCAATACAGAACCAATTTCCGGGAATGGCCCTGAATTGAATGTAACTGAACCGGGAAATTATGAAGCATGGGTAACAGCCGGTAGTCCAGCATGTACCACAATAAAAGGAAGTATCATCACTGTTCATCCAAAACCAGCTTTCAATTTGGGTAATGACCGTGTTTTATGTGATCCTACTGATTTTCCTGTTTTGAATGGTGGGCCTTCAAATACACAATTTCAATGGTCTTTTAATGGCACATCTATAAGTTCAAATCGAACAGTTACAGCTGACAAATCCGGAACATATGCCCTGAAAGTCAAAAATAGTTTTGGGTGTGAAAGGACAGAACAGGTTAAAATTACAATTTCAAGCAATCCGGCTTTATCTTTATCAGGAGATACTATCTTGTGTGAAGGAAATGATTTAACTATCAGCAGTCAAACGAATGGGACAAAATTTATCTGGAGAAGGAATAATATAAATATACCCAATGCTTCTCTAAATACCTATATTGCAACCATGCCGGGCATTTATACATTGGTTAGCGCAAATGATGTGGACTGCCGAACAGAGAAGAACATAAATGTAGTTTCCAGACCAAAGCCCGTAGTAACCTTAGGGTCTGATACCAGTCTGTGCCCCGGATCAACACTAACTTTAAATGCCGGTACACATTCTTCCTTTTTATGGTCAAATGGATATAACGGAGCTACATTGAATATTAATTCGGGAAATCCATCTGCAAACACCATCACCAAGTACATTGTTACTGTTACCAATGAATTTAAATGTTCGAGCAAAGATAGTGTGATAGTAACCCTTATAGCAGCTGTCAAAGCTGACATTATAGCATCTAACAGTACTCTTTGTAAAGGTGATTCTATAACATTAACAGCTTCAGGAGGTCAGAACTTCAAGTGGAGTGAAACCGGAAACAATACTTTAACTACACCTACCCTAGCCAAAACAATAGCAAAACCAACATCTAATACCATATATACCGTTGAAGTTAGTAATAGTGCCTGCCCTTCAATAAAAGATATAAAATCTATCGAAGTTAAATTGTTTGGTACAACACCCGTGGACGCTGGAAGAGATACATGTACCATTTCAGGTCGACAGATAAAGCTTAATGCGTCAGGAGGGGTTAAGTACCAATGGAATAACTCCGGTTCGATCACAGGTCCTACTGATATTCCTAACCCAACTATAGTAATTTCTGACGATACTCGTTATTTGGTTACCATCACCGACTCCAATGGCTGCAAATATGTGGATTCTGTGAAAATATGTATAAAAGCTGCGGAAGTAAAAGCAATTACTGCAATTACTCCTAATAATGACGGGAAAAATGATGAATTGGTTTTTCCCGGACTTGAAGTTTTTCCAGGAAACAAACTGACCATTTTCAATCGATGGGGAACTGTGATATTTGAAGCAAAAGACTATCAGATCAATGGTATTCTTTTTAAGGGAGAGAGAAACGGTGAAAGACTTCCTGCGGACACCTACTATTATATATTACAATATGATAAAAAAATAATAAAGAGTGCTTTACTCATTCTTTGGGATTAG
- a CDS encoding PorP/SprF family type IX secretion system membrane protein has product MNYFYTSILSCVFSFMYTFVNGQQLANSSHIPESRAAWNPAFTATGSEMIIDGFFRMQWLGFDGAPVSGFSSVQLPIKSKNMSIGGQLNYDKTGPVNKIGGMVSYAYKLRQILGRNDQISLGISGNFQQYSFNTTGLQIKDDGDPLLAANQISSFYPSMGSGFYYISNTREYKGNSFFAGVAVNQIFTTKILVNEVDQVRKNHIHINTGGRFYFYDSFLEPMITANIVSPAIVDLLIGLKYEKEGAFWAGAGFSGTGMGAVHCGIIMDEFGDKDGTLKIGVLGNYGLSSALERTGPGFEFYIRYAMPR; this is encoded by the coding sequence ATGAATTATTTTTATACATCAATCCTTAGCTGTGTATTCTCTTTTATGTATACATTCGTAAATGGCCAACAATTGGCCAATAGTTCTCACATACCAGAATCAAGAGCAGCTTGGAATCCTGCATTTACAGCTACAGGATCAGAAATGATTATAGATGGATTTTTCAGAATGCAATGGTTGGGTTTTGATGGTGCTCCAGTTTCTGGTTTTTCATCAGTACAGCTACCTATAAAAAGCAAAAATATGAGTATTGGTGGACAACTTAATTATGATAAAACAGGGCCAGTAAACAAAATAGGCGGTATGGTGAGTTATGCCTACAAACTACGACAGATTTTAGGCAGGAATGACCAGATTTCCCTTGGTATCTCTGGAAATTTTCAGCAATACAGTTTTAATACTACAGGATTGCAAATAAAAGATGACGGAGATCCATTACTTGCTGCCAATCAGATAAGTTCATTTTACCCTTCTATGGGGAGTGGGTTTTACTATATTTCCAATACCCGCGAGTATAAAGGAAACAGCTTTTTTGCGGGGGTGGCTGTCAATCAGATTTTCACGACTAAGATTTTGGTAAACGAAGTAGATCAGGTCAGAAAAAATCACATTCACATCAATACCGGCGGCAGATTCTATTTTTATGATTCATTCCTTGAACCTATGATCACAGCCAATATCGTTTCGCCTGCCATTGTTGATCTGCTCATAGGACTCAAATATGAAAAAGAAGGAGCATTTTGGGCAGGAGCAGGGTTTTCTGGTACAGGCATGGGAGCCGTGCATTGCGGTATCATCATGGATGAGTTCGGAGATAAAGATGGAACACTAAAAATAGGAGTCTTAGGCAATTATGGTCTGTCTTCTGCTTTGGAAAGAACAGGCCCGGGGTTCGAATTCTATATCAGGTATGCCATGCCCAGATAA
- a CDS encoding DUF4249 domain-containing protein, protein MKYLFQLSLMLFLSVFLGSCEENFIPDTSVSQQEIVVEGYIEYGEGANPTYVILTRSIPFISTIKADQFSTLFVKNAKVTVFDGTKSVNLQELCLDQIPAELKKEVYAVLGLNPDSTTSNICVYADIFNQVKREPGRKYDLTVVAEGKTLSASTTIPTYIPIYGFNWKEPPGKPRDTLAELNVKINDPKGIKNYYRYFTATQGGPLIPPFGSVTDDAIFDGKEFEFPLQRAQRRGGGFDPETFGLYRRGDSITVKWCNIDKAHFDFWNTRDFSASSGGPFAAYTRISTNINGGLGIWGGYAVGVYSMKVPPK, encoded by the coding sequence ATGAAATATTTATTCCAACTGTCACTGATGCTATTTTTATCTGTATTTTTAGGATCGTGTGAAGAAAATTTCATTCCCGATACCAGCGTATCACAGCAGGAAATTGTTGTAGAAGGTTATATTGAATACGGTGAAGGGGCAAATCCAACTTATGTTATTTTGACGCGAAGTATACCTTTCATTTCCACTATCAAAGCTGACCAGTTTTCTACTCTTTTTGTAAAAAATGCCAAAGTAACTGTTTTTGATGGTACAAAGAGTGTTAATCTTCAGGAATTGTGTCTTGATCAGATTCCCGCTGAACTAAAAAAGGAAGTTTATGCCGTTTTGGGCTTAAATCCTGATTCTACTACTTCCAACATATGTGTGTATGCAGACATATTCAATCAGGTAAAGCGCGAGCCCGGGAGAAAATACGACCTTACAGTAGTGGCGGAAGGAAAAACTTTATCAGCAAGTACAACAATACCTACATATATACCCATCTATGGCTTCAATTGGAAGGAACCTCCCGGAAAACCAAGAGATACGCTAGCAGAACTGAATGTAAAAATTAATGATCCTAAAGGTATTAAGAACTATTACAGGTATTTTACCGCAACACAAGGTGGTCCATTGATTCCACCGTTTGGTTCCGTGACTGATGATGCCATTTTTGATGGTAAAGAATTTGAATTTCCACTTCAAAGGGCTCAAAGACGCGGAGGTGGTTTTGATCCTGAGACATTTGGACTTTACAGGCGTGGCGATTCTATCACAGTCAAATGGTGCAACATAGACAAAGCGCATTTTGACTTTTGGAATACAAGAGATTTCAGTGCAAGCAGTGGTGGTCCTTTTGCGGCTTACACCAGGATATCCACCAATATCAATGGTGGATTGGGTATTTGGGGCGGTTATGCTGTGGGAGTCTACTCTATGAAAGTGCCACCTAAGTAA